One Cottoperca gobio unplaced genomic scaffold, fCotGob3.1 fCotGob3_245arrow_ctg1, whole genome shotgun sequence genomic region harbors:
- the nubpl gene encoding iron-sulfur cluster transfer protein NUBPL codes for MSQLTYSRLSHFLRTSVHKFSVLRTGTEIKPGPAWCVQFTRCQRSVDSKSLQERQKQQMAKGLPKQKPITGVKQVIVVASGKGGVGKSTTAVNLALGLIANDPVKSVGLLDADVYGPSIPKLMNLKGNPELNDNNLMIPLTNYGVPCMSMGFLVDDVAPIVWRGLMVMSAIEKLLRQVDWGSLDYLVVDMPPGTGDVQLSISQNLPVSGVVIVSTPQDIALLDARRGAEMFKKLNVPVLGLVQNMSVFHCPNCNHQTHIFGSDGARLLADTLGVKLLGDVPLHLNIREMSDRGKPVVISSPDSPEAEAYRKVAAAVVQRLEEVKTCLI; via the exons ATGTCTCAGTTAACATACAGCAGACTGTCTCATTTTCTGAGAACATCAGTTCATAAGTTCTCAGTTTTACGAACAGGAACAGAAATAAAACCGGGTCCTGCGTGGTGTGTGCAGTTCACACGCTGCCAG AGGTCGGTGGACAGTAAGTCATTACAGGAGAGGCAGAAACAGCAGATGGCGAAAGGTCTTCCCAAACAGAAGCCCATCACGGGAGTCAAACAGGTCATCGTTGTGGCTTCAGGGAAAGGTGGCGTGGGCAAGTCCACCACCGCAG TGAATTTGGCTCTTGGATTAATAGCCAACGATCCG gtgaAGTCAGTCGGTCTGCTGGACGCTGACGTTTACGGTCCGTCGATTCCCAAACTGATGAACCTGAAGGGAAACCCGGAGCTCAATGACA ACAATCTGATGATCCCTCTCACCAACTACGGGGTTCCTTG CATGTCGATGGGGTTCCTGGTGGACGATGTGGCTCCGATCGTGTGGAGGGGGCTGATGGTGATGTCGGCGATAGAGAAACTGCTCAGACAG gtggacTGGGGGTCATTGGACTATCTGGTAGTCGACATGCCTCCTGGGACAGGAGACGTCCAGCTGTCAATCTCCCAGAACCTCCCAGTATCAG GTGTGGTCATCGTGTCGACGCCGCAGGACATCGCCCTGCTGGACGCTCGCAGAGGAGCCGAGATGTTCAAGAAACTTAACGTGCCg GTTCTCGGTCTGGTGCAGAACATGAGCGTCTTCCATTGTCCCAACTGTAACCACCAGACTCACATCTTCGGCTCTGACGGCGCCCGACTGCTCGCAGACACTCTGGGAGTCAAATTATTAG GTGACGTCCCTCTTCATCTCAACATCAGAGAGATGTCAGACAGAGGGAAGCCAGTGGTCATCTCTTCTCCTGACAGCCCGGAG GCGGAGGCATACAGGAAGGTGGCGGCTGCTGTGGTCCAGAGACTCGAGGAAGTCAAGACTTGCTTGATATAA
- the dtd2 gene encoding D-aminoacyl-tRNA deacylase 2 — MTEKGGAAAPAARAVLQQCLQASLQVKPAEEHSEAQVVQIDRGMVIYICFFKGATDDILPKMVSTLLNLRLCESDSGKMLSVLELPGSLLIVPQATLGGKAKGRAMQYHNNIGKEDGLRLYGAFVSLCEKELTAAAAEVTVKHGTYGNRQVLKLDTNGPYTHLMEF, encoded by the exons ATGACGGAGAAAGgtggtgctgctgctcctgcagcccGGGCGGTGCTGCAGCAGTGTCTGCAGGCCAGCCTCCAGGTGAAGCCAGCAGAGGAACACTCAGAGGCTCAGGTTGTCCAG ATCGACAGAGGAATGGTGATCTACATCTGCTTCTTTAAAGGAGCCACAGACGACATCCTGCCCAAAATGG TATCCACGCTGTTGAACCTGCGGCTGTGTGAGTCCGACTCGGGGAAGATGTTGTCGGTATTGGAGCTTCCCGGCAGCCTGCTCATCGTCCCTCAAGCCACGCTGGGCGGGAAGGCTAAAGGCAGAGCCATGCAGTACCACAACAACATCGGCAAAGAGGACGGACTGCGGCTCTACGGTGCCTTCGTTTCTCTGTGTGAGAAGGAACTGacggctgcagctgctgaagtGACGGTGAAACATGGGACATATGGAAACAGACAAGTGCTGAAGCTGGACACCAACGGACCTTACACGCATCTGATGGAGTTCTGA